The following proteins come from a genomic window of Coffea arabica cultivar ET-39 chromosome 11c, Coffea Arabica ET-39 HiFi, whole genome shotgun sequence:
- the LOC113716442 gene encoding probable L-gulonolactone oxidase 6 isoform X1: MSKLYSDKTIFMKIGISNIILSILIFTAESSPPQDPIRCSNKTFNCTVINTYGSFPDRTICRAAEVVYPSTEAELVSIVANAALQSRKMKVATSTSHSIPKLACPDGENGLLISTKNLDQTINVDKSSMTMTVGSGMTLRELISKAAEVGLALPYAPYWWGLTVGGMLGTGAHGSSLWGLGSAVHDYIVQLRIVTPAGPEEGYAKVRILESDNPELNAAKVSLGVLGVISQVTLKLQPMFKRSITFLEMNDSTLGDQASSFGYQHEFADVSWHPSQKKVIYRVDDRVATNTLGNGLNDFTGFRSTPSLVVAAVRSTEEIQESTNDANGICLNAATTILTLKATAYGYTNDGIIFKGYPIVGYQNRLQASGSCLNGIQDALLTACPWDPRVKGLFFHQTTFSIGFSKVKGFIEDVQNLVNLVPKALCGIDIYNGILMRYVKASSAYLGKQEDGIDFDITYYRSKDPNKPRLYEDILEEIEQIAMFKYGGLPHWGKNRNVAFLGAIKEYRNAAEFMKVKENYDPNGLFSSEWTDQVLGLKNGITIDKDGCALEGLCICSQDNHCAPKLGYFCRPGKIYKDARVCTLSAKR; this comes from the exons ATGTCCAAACTATATTCTGATAAGAccattttcatgaaaattggGATATCAAACATTATTTTGTCAATCCTTATTTTCACGGCCGAAAGTAGCCCACCTCAAGATCCAATAAGATGTTCAAATAAAACCTTCAACTGCACCGTAATCAACACTTATGGGTCCTTCCCTGATCGGACCATTTGTCGAGCAGCCGAAGTTGTCTACCCTTCAACAGAAGCTGAGCTAGTCTCAATAGTAGCAAATGCAGCTTTAcaaagcagaaaaatgaaggtgGCGACTTCAACTTCCCACAGTATTCCCAAGTTGGCTTGTCCTGATGGCGAAAATGGCCTTCTGATAAGCACGAAAAACCTTGATCAAACCATTAATGTCGATAAATCGAGCATGACGATGACTGTTGGAAGTGGAATGACTCTCAGGGAGCTGATTAGCAAGGCGGCCGAGGTGGGGCTGGCCTTGCCTTATGCACCGTACTGGTGGGGCTTAACAGTTGGTGGAATGTTGGGCACGGGGGCTCATGGCAGCTCTTTATGGGGTTTGGGCAGTGCTGTCCATGACTATATTGTTCAGCTTCGGATTGTCACACCTGCCGGACCTGAGGAAGGTTATGCAAAAGTGAGGATACTTGAGAGTGATAATCCTGAGCTCAATGCAGCAAAAGTTtctcttggagttcttggagtAATTTCACAG GTAACTTTGAAGCTTCAACCAATGTTCAAACGATCTATCACCTTCTTAGAGATGAATGATTCAACTCTTGGAGATCAAGCATCAAGCTTTGGATATCAGCATGAATTTGCAGATGTTAGTTGGCATCCAAGTCAAAAAAAGGTTATTTATAGGGTTGATGATCGAGTTGCCACCAACACCCTGGGAAATGGCcttaatgatttcactggctttCGCTCCACTCCTTCACTTGTTGTCGCAGCAGTTAGATCCACAG AGGAGATTCAAGAATCAACAAATGATGCAAATGGGATATGCTTAAATGCGGCAACAACAATATTGACATTAAAAGCGACTGCATACGGGTACACCAACGATG GTATTATATTCAAGGGATATCCAATAGTTGGATATCAAAATCGTCTGCAGGCATCAGGCAGCTGTCTTAATGGAATTCAAGATGCATTGCTCACAGCTTGTCCATGGGACCCTAGAGTTAAAGGCTTATTTTTTCACCAAACAACATTTAGTATAGGGTTCTCAAAAGTCAAGGGTTTCATTGAAGACGTACAGAATCTAGTCAATTTGGTGCCTAAGGCCTTGTGTGGCATAGACATTTACAATGGCATCTTAATGAGGTATGTCAAAGCTTCAAGTGCTTATTTGGGAAAGCAAGAAGATGGGATAGACTTTGATATCACATACTACAGAAGCAAAGATCCAAACAAGCCTAGGCTTTATGAAGACATTCTTGAAGAGATAGAGCAAATTGCTATGTTCAAGTATGGAGGGTTGCCACACTGGGGAAAGAATAGAAATGTTGCTTTTCTTGGGGCAATCAAGGAATATAGAAATGCCGCTGAATTCATGAAGGTCAAAGAAAATTATGACCCAAATGGGCTGTTTTCTAGTGAATGGACAGACCAAGTTCTTGGATTGAAAAATGGGATCACCATAGACAAGGATGGCTGTGCTTTGGAGGGCCTTTGCATTTGTTCTCAAGATAATCATTGTGCCCCAAAATTGGGCTATTTTTGTAGACCAGGAAAAATTTACAAGGATGCTAGGGTATGTACCCTATCAGCAAAAAGGTGA
- the LOC113716442 gene encoding probable L-gulonolactone oxidase 6 isoform X2 — translation MFKRSITFLEMNDSTLGDQASSFGYQHEFADVSWHPSQKKVIYRVDDRVATNTLGNGLNDFTGFRSTPSLVVAAVRSTEEIQESTNDANGICLNAATTILTLKATAYGYTNDGIIFKGYPIVGYQNRLQASGSCLNGIQDALLTACPWDPRVKGLFFHQTTFSIGFSKVKGFIEDVQNLVNLVPKALCGIDIYNGILMRYVKASSAYLGKQEDGIDFDITYYRSKDPNKPRLYEDILEEIEQIAMFKYGGLPHWGKNRNVAFLGAIKEYRNAAEFMKVKENYDPNGLFSSEWTDQVLGLKNGITIDKDGCALEGLCICSQDNHCAPKLGYFCRPGKIYKDARVCTLSAKR, via the exons ATGTTCAAACGATCTATCACCTTCTTAGAGATGAATGATTCAACTCTTGGAGATCAAGCATCAAGCTTTGGATATCAGCATGAATTTGCAGATGTTAGTTGGCATCCAAGTCAAAAAAAGGTTATTTATAGGGTTGATGATCGAGTTGCCACCAACACCCTGGGAAATGGCcttaatgatttcactggctttCGCTCCACTCCTTCACTTGTTGTCGCAGCAGTTAGATCCACAG AGGAGATTCAAGAATCAACAAATGATGCAAATGGGATATGCTTAAATGCGGCAACAACAATATTGACATTAAAAGCGACTGCATACGGGTACACCAACGATG GTATTATATTCAAGGGATATCCAATAGTTGGATATCAAAATCGTCTGCAGGCATCAGGCAGCTGTCTTAATGGAATTCAAGATGCATTGCTCACAGCTTGTCCATGGGACCCTAGAGTTAAAGGCTTATTTTTTCACCAAACAACATTTAGTATAGGGTTCTCAAAAGTCAAGGGTTTCATTGAAGACGTACAGAATCTAGTCAATTTGGTGCCTAAGGCCTTGTGTGGCATAGACATTTACAATGGCATCTTAATGAGGTATGTCAAAGCTTCAAGTGCTTATTTGGGAAAGCAAGAAGATGGGATAGACTTTGATATCACATACTACAGAAGCAAAGATCCAAACAAGCCTAGGCTTTATGAAGACATTCTTGAAGAGATAGAGCAAATTGCTATGTTCAAGTATGGAGGGTTGCCACACTGGGGAAAGAATAGAAATGTTGCTTTTCTTGGGGCAATCAAGGAATATAGAAATGCCGCTGAATTCATGAAGGTCAAAGAAAATTATGACCCAAATGGGCTGTTTTCTAGTGAATGGACAGACCAAGTTCTTGGATTGAAAAATGGGATCACCATAGACAAGGATGGCTGTGCTTTGGAGGGCCTTTGCATTTGTTCTCAAGATAATCATTGTGCCCCAAAATTGGGCTATTTTTGTAGACCAGGAAAAATTTACAAGGATGCTAGGGTATGTACCCTATCAGCAAAAAGGTGA